The uncultured Trichococcus sp. DNA window GTCACGACAATGGATGCCATGATTACGCCGGAAATGTACCGGACGGGCACCGATGCAAACAGCAGCATCTTGCCGACAGGATGGTCAAAAAGCAATCAGAATGAATCGAATCCCAAACAGCTGAACCGCGGACATCTGCTGGCCGATGTACTGGGAGGAAGCGGTGAGGATTGGCGAAATCTCGTGACCTTATACCGTAATGCGAACTATCCGGCCATGTACTTTGCTGCGGAGTTCATTGTCAGTGAAGCAATCCAAGCAGGCACTACAGTCCGTTATCGGGTAACGCCAATTTTTAAAGGTGATGCGTTGATTTGCGAAGGGCTGCATATCATGGCGAAGAGTGTCGACGATGATTCAGTCGATCTGAACGTCTATGTCTTCAACGAGCCCAAAGACGCCGTCAATTAGCGCTGAGCTGCTGCATGCTCGCAAAAAATAAACAGGCATCCATCAAAAGACGGATACCTGTTTATTTTTTGCAGTAAATCGGTTTTTGCCGCTCCAGCCTTCCCTGTTTCCATTCATACAGGATGATGCCGGTCAGTCCCCCTGCGGTATCAATCAGTACATCAGAGAAGGCGGGACCTCTCCCCGGAACGAAAGACTGATGGAACTCGTCAGAGGAGGCGTAAAGGAACACAAAAAGCAAGGTATACAAAGCTGATTTCCCTGAAGTTCCTCGTTGCTTTTGATAACGCAAAAACAGAATAGCCAAAATCAAGTATTCAGTGAAGTGGCCTGCCTTGCGGATCAAATAACTGAGTGCACCCTGAACCGAACCGCCTGATCCGATGCCGATAAATTTCAGCACATCCAATAGGATACCGCTTGTTTCGGATGAATCTTGACCATTTTGGTGCGACAGGAGAAAAATGACGCACATCCAGAGACATAAAACTATTAATTTGGTATTCAATGCATAACGCATACGTGCGGATCCCTCCTATTGCATCAGTATAGCGCAGCAATCGCTGCCTGAAAAGTGGCTAATGATCATTTTTTGGCGATAATAAACTGTATATTAATCAACTCAAAATAGAAAAAATTCCACATCTCATCAAAATTGTTATACAATAGAGTTGAAGAATGTCAGCGCTTACTTTAAGGTATCCGGAGATAACCATGACGGAACTAGCAGCGCAATCCAACAGTAAAGGGGTCCTTTGCATGTCGCTTGAAGAGAAATACCGTATTCCGGTCGAGAAACTGCGCTGGAGTTATCTGCATACGGGTGAACTGAATTTTTGCGAGTCATCCAGGGATGTCCCTCCCTTGCAGGGCATCATCGGTCAGGATCGGGCCGTTAAATCGATGGACTTCGGGCTGGGAATGACCGTGCCCGGCTACAATATTTTCGTTTCCGGTCCACCGGGAACCGGAAAGAGTACCTACGTCCAAACTGTAGTCTCCAGGTTGGCAGAAAAAGGCAATACTCCTGATGACTGGTGCTACATCTATAATTTTACCGATCGGGACAAACCCATCGCAGTCTCTCTTCCTGCAGGGCAAGGTAAGATATTCCGCAATGACATGAACGAGTTCATAGAGGACATGCGCAGCCTCATCCCGAAAACGTTCGAGAGCAGTGATTATGATCAACAGAAAGGCACCATTATCCAAGTCGTACAGGAGAAGGTGGATGCTGTTTTCCGGAGCATCGAACAGGAAGCGCTCAAGGCTGGATTCATCGTCAGACAAGCGCCTGGACGAGTGGCCTTGATTCCTATCCGTGACGGCAAGCAGCTTTCCCCGGAAGAATATAAAGCTCTTTCTGCGGAAGAACGGAAAATCATTGATGAGAATACCCACAAGCTTGAAAAGAGGCTGGATGAAATTATCCGCGGTTCCCGTGCGCTCGAAAAGGAGGCCGACAAACAGCTCAAGGAGTTGGACAGGCAAATAACCCAGTTTGCGACGGAACCTGCCATCGCCAGATTAAAAGAAAAGTATGCTTATTCGGAAAAAATCCAGGATTATCTCGACAAAGTGTTGGTGGACATCACTGAAAACAATCTCATTTTCCGGTTGGCTGATGCACCGCAGGCTCAAAATCCATTTCAGCTGCCGGAAAACGATGGTGATCCCTTCATAAAATACAAAGTCAATCTCTTTGTGAATAATGAAAACAATAAAGGGGCCCCGGCGATCATCGAACCATTTACGAATTATTACAACATCTTCGGAAAAATCGAATATAAAAATCAATTCATGTTCACTACGACTGACTTTACTATGGTAAAAGCCGGAGCCATCCATCAAGCAAACGGTGGGTATCTGGTGCTGCAGGCCAAAGATGTCCTGTTCGATCCATTCATGTGGGATGCCCTGAAAAAAGTGTTAAAGCACCAACAAGCCCTGATCGAAAATATCGGCGAGCAATACCGCTACGTGCCGACCTTGACGCTGAAACCAGAGACCATCCCACTGAACGTCAAAATCATTTTGATCGGTAGTCCGATATTCTACAAAGTACTGACCTATGATGAGGATTTCAGGAAACTGTTCAAAGTAAAAGTCGATTTCGACATCAATATGGAACGGAATGAAGAGAATATCAGAAAGTATGTTTCGTTCATAAGCTCGATCTGTGAAGAAACGGGAATCCTCCATTTTGACCGCACCGGCTTGGGAAAAGTCATCGAATACGGATCGCGCCTTGCCGGCAATCAGGCCAAATTGTCCACTCAATTCAACGAAATCACTGAAATTGTCCATGAATCCGGCGCCATCGCCAAATACGAGGGGGCAACGATCGTTTCAGACGTGCACGTGCAAAAAGCCTTGGCTGAGAGGAAATACCGGGCCAACATGATCGAAGAAAAATTCCAGGAAATGTTATTGAAGAACAAGATCATGATCGATGTTCAGGATGCGGTCGTGGGCCAAGTGAACGGCCTTTCAGTCATCCAGACAGAAGAGTATGCTTTTGGACACCCGACACGGATAACCGCACGCACCTATATCGGTTCGAACGGTGTGACGAACATTGAGCGTGAAACCAAAATGAGCGGCAGCAGCCACTCGAAAGGGGTATTGACGCTGGCAGGCTTTTTGGGATGGCAGTTTGCACAGGAAAAACCGTTGGCAGTGAGTGCCCAGTTGACTTTTGAACAGAATTACGGGGGTGTCGACGGAGACAGTGCTTCCAGCGCTGAACTGTATGCGCTCCTGTCCAGTCTTGCTGATGTGCCGTTGAAGCAGAATCTCGCTGTCACGGGTTCCATCAATCAGAAGGGTGAAATCCAGCCTATCGGCGGAGCCACAGAAAAAGTTGAAAGTTTTTTCGATCTTTGTGAGGCGAAAGGCTTGAGCGGAGAGCAAGGCGTCATCATTCCGGAACAGAATGTCGATGATCTCATGCTGAAAGAGGAGGTCATCGAGGCTGTGAAGGCTGCTAACTTCCATATCTATTCCGTCAAAACGGTTGCGGAAGGGATCGAGCTGCTGACCGGGCTGAATTGCGGAAAACGCGAAGCGGACGGGAATTTCACTGAAGGAAGCGTCTTCCATAAAGTCCAGCAAAAACTGGAAAAATACAACAAGAGCATCGAAGCAACTCAAAATGCGAATGATCCCTACAGCAAATACAGTAGTGGCGGCTACGACTTAGAATGATGCAACCTTG harbors:
- a CDS encoding VanZ family protein; this encodes MRYALNTKLIVLCLWMCVIFLLSHQNGQDSSETSGILLDVLKFIGIGSGGSVQGALSYLIRKAGHFTEYLILAILFLRYQKQRGTSGKSALYTLLFVFLYASSDEFHQSFVPGRGPAFSDVLIDTAGGLTGIILYEWKQGRLERQKPIYCKK
- a CDS encoding DNA/RNA non-specific endonuclease, with the translated sequence MAKRKTSAKHQLLRLLLLLTWFGILTWIEMHEGVDPTSNQGGSTSTSVVLSADDVPQYTGADTIGINGGRSTFSPSELHFEGEGWIIYGDLDELNRVTTMDAMITPEMYRTGTDANSSILPTGWSKSNQNESNPKQLNRGHLLADVLGGSGEDWRNLVTLYRNANYPAMYFAAEFIVSEAIQAGTTVRYRVTPIFKGDALICEGLHIMAKSVDDDSVDLNVYVFNEPKDAVN
- a CDS encoding AAA family ATPase, with the protein product MTELAAQSNSKGVLCMSLEEKYRIPVEKLRWSYLHTGELNFCESSRDVPPLQGIIGQDRAVKSMDFGLGMTVPGYNIFVSGPPGTGKSTYVQTVVSRLAEKGNTPDDWCYIYNFTDRDKPIAVSLPAGQGKIFRNDMNEFIEDMRSLIPKTFESSDYDQQKGTIIQVVQEKVDAVFRSIEQEALKAGFIVRQAPGRVALIPIRDGKQLSPEEYKALSAEERKIIDENTHKLEKRLDEIIRGSRALEKEADKQLKELDRQITQFATEPAIARLKEKYAYSEKIQDYLDKVLVDITENNLIFRLADAPQAQNPFQLPENDGDPFIKYKVNLFVNNENNKGAPAIIEPFTNYYNIFGKIEYKNQFMFTTTDFTMVKAGAIHQANGGYLVLQAKDVLFDPFMWDALKKVLKHQQALIENIGEQYRYVPTLTLKPETIPLNVKIILIGSPIFYKVLTYDEDFRKLFKVKVDFDINMERNEENIRKYVSFISSICEETGILHFDRTGLGKVIEYGSRLAGNQAKLSTQFNEITEIVHESGAIAKYEGATIVSDVHVQKALAERKYRANMIEEKFQEMLLKNKIMIDVQDAVVGQVNGLSVIQTEEYAFGHPTRITARTYIGSNGVTNIERETKMSGSSHSKGVLTLAGFLGWQFAQEKPLAVSAQLTFEQNYGGVDGDSASSAELYALLSSLADVPLKQNLAVTGSINQKGEIQPIGGATEKVESFFDLCEAKGLSGEQGVIIPEQNVDDLMLKEEVIEAVKAANFHIYSVKTVAEGIELLTGLNCGKREADGNFTEGSVFHKVQQKLEKYNKSIEATQNANDPYSKYSSGGYDLE